One window from the genome of bacterium encodes:
- a CDS encoding glycosyltransferase family 39 protein produces MNNNRIRLFFLIIIICIGIFLRIFQLGKLCFWCDEFLAIFCGWQPLKDMINYITYKDAHPPLFYALVHFLLKYGNSEFYLRLLPSFFGIITIPLAYFVGKEFKDEKTGIIFSIFISLNPALILWSRILKSYSLFTFFLLLSLFFFLKILKTDKKQYYIFLFFSDIILLYLHNFAFIWILIEVFTLLFNKIFNKKFLFYYIFIFIFYLPWFLKIPYQLKFTLGVIRPIPFVLRYPYLFFYFFFGETLHPFNLKIVIPFLIVIIFIVVNSFIDLKKLEKVKKYLLFLGILIPLFLVPFPSTVPQNLLPFSIFVFLLLSIGYKNTNFTKLLFFCFFILSSFSTYFYFTGNTKNFHDVSKLIPYREINEIFSEKLDENSIIFLNGTDQDSMYKKFSPFHWYYKGNTKVIEVAKRPGSIAEIKKICKSYNKIGLFLNYNEDQEWNNELKNFFFENFFPVYQAKFLHNEKLLSRLKGKKEYYWFVEIYIFEKHKK; encoded by the coding sequence ATAATATGTATTGGAATTTTTTTAAGAATTTTTCAATTGGGGAAATTGTGTTTCTGGTGTGATGAGTTTCTTGCAATTTTCTGTGGATGGCAACCATTAAAGGATATGATAAATTATATTACCTATAAGGATGCTCATCCACCTTTATTTTATGCTCTTGTTCATTTTCTTTTAAAATATGGAAATTCAGAATTTTATTTAAGATTATTACCATCTTTCTTTGGAATTATAACAATTCCTCTTGCATATTTTGTTGGGAAAGAATTTAAGGACGAAAAGACAGGAATTATTTTTTCAATATTTATTTCATTAAATCCTGCATTGATTTTATGGTCAAGAATTTTAAAATCATACTCGCTTTTTACTTTTTTCCTTTTACTTTCTTTATTTTTCTTTCTTAAAATTTTGAAAACGGATAAAAAACAATATTATATTTTTCTTTTCTTTTCAGATATTATTCTTCTTTATTTACATAATTTTGCGTTTATCTGGATTTTAATTGAAGTTTTTACTTTATTATTCAATAAAATATTTAATAAAAAATTTCTTTTTTATTATATTTTTATTTTTATTTTTTATCTACCATGGTTTTTAAAAATTCCTTATCAATTAAAATTTACTCTTGGTGTTATAAGGCCTATCCCATTTGTTTTAAGATACCCTTATTTATTTTTTTATTTCTTTTTTGGTGAAACACTTCACCCTTTTAATTTGAAAATTGTCATACCTTTTTTGATAGTTATTATTTTTATTGTTGTAAATTCATTTATTGATTTAAAGAAATTAGAAAAGGTTAAAAAATATCTTCTTTTTTTAGGTATTTTAATACCACTTTTTCTTGTTCCTTTCCCTTCAACTGTTCCTCAAAATCTTCTTCCTTTTTCAATATTTGTTTTTTTATTATTATCAATTGGATATAAAAATACAAATTTTACAAAACTCCTTTTTTTCTGTTTTTTTATTTTATCTTCTTTCTCAACATATTTTTACTTTACCGGTAATACAAAAAATTTTCATGATGTAAGCAAACTTATTCCATATAGAGAAATAAATGAAATATTTTCAGAAAAATTAGATGAAAATAGTATTATTTTTTTAAATGGGACAGACCAAGATTCCATGTATAAAAAATTTTCACCTTTTCATTGGTATTATAAAGGAAATACAAAAGTTATTGAAGTTGCAAAAAGGCCAGGTTCAATAGCTGAAATAAAAAAAATATGTAAAAGTTATAATAAAATTGGACTTTTTCTTAATTATAATGAAGACCAGGAGTGGAATAATGAACTGAAAAATTTCTTTTTTGAAAATTTCTTTCCAGTATATCAGGCAAAATTTCTTCATAATGAGAAACTTTTAAGTCGCCTAAAAGGAAAGAAAGAATATTATTGGTTTGTTGAAATTTATATTTTTGAGAAACATAAGAAATGA
- a CDS encoding GDP-mannose 4,6-dehydratase translates to MKRILITGGVGFIGINLAKNLLCEKDNFVVLYDNLSRKGVENNLEWILSFNFPNLKFIKGDIRDYKKLKEIVKNFDEVYHLAAQVAVTSSVENPIDDFEINALGTLYLLEVIRKNSPDAAVIFSSTNKVYGELLNLKLKEGEKRYYLIKGKEGIDENQNLDFHSPYGCSKGTADQYIRDYYRIYGLKTVVFRQSCICGQQQYGNEDQGWVAHFIIKAIEGEKISIYGDGKQVRDILEVDDLISAYKIAVKNIKKTKGEIYNIGGGKENTFSLIELIEYLEKVLRRKITYDFYDWRPGDQKIFISNNKKFMEETGWRIKINKFEGVNRLIKWVEKNHELIKKVREKK, encoded by the coding sequence ATGAAAAGGATACTTATAACAGGTGGAGTTGGTTTTATTGGTATAAATTTGGCGAAAAATCTTTTATGTGAAAAAGATAATTTTGTTGTTCTCTATGATAATCTTTCAAGAAAAGGAGTTGAGAATAATCTTGAATGGATTTTATCTTTTAATTTTCCAAATTTAAAATTCATAAAAGGAGATATTAGGGATTATAAAAAGTTAAAAGAAATTGTAAAAAATTTTGATGAGGTTTATCATCTTGCAGCACAGGTTGCAGTTACAAGTTCTGTTGAAAATCCAATTGATGACTTTGAAATAAATGCACTTGGGACTTTATATCTTCTTGAAGTAATAAGAAAAAATTCACCAGATGCAGCTGTTATTTTTAGTTCCACAAATAAAGTTTATGGAGAACTTCTAAATTTAAAATTAAAAGAAGGGGAAAAAAGATATTATTTAATTAAGGGCAAAGAAGGAATTGATGAAAACCAAAATCTTGATTTTCACTCTCCTTATGGATGTAGTAAAGGAACAGCAGACCAGTATATAAGAGATTATTACAGAATTTATGGATTAAAAACTGTTGTGTTTCGTCAATCATGTATCTGTGGTCAACAGCAGTATGGAAATGAAGACCAGGGATGGGTTGCTCATTTTATAATAAAAGCAATAGAAGGAGAAAAGATAAGTATTTATGGTGATGGAAAACAGGTAAGGGATATTCTTGAAGTTGATGATTTAATTTCTGCCTATAAAATTGCTGTAAAAAATATAAAAAAGACAAAAGGGGAAATTTATAATATTGGTGGTGGGAAGGAAAATACTTTTTCGCTAATTGAATTAATTGAATATCTTGAAAAAGTTTTGAGAAGGAAAATAACTTATGATTTCTATGATTGGAGACCGGGAGACCAGAAAATTTTTATAAGTAATAATAAAAAATTTATGGAAGAAACAGGATGGAGAATAAAAATAAATAAATTTGAAGGTGTAAATAGATTGATAAAATGGGTTGAAAAAAATCATGAGTTAATTAAAAAAGTAAGAGAAAAAAAATGA